The following are from one region of the Dreissena polymorpha isolate Duluth1 chromosome 2, UMN_Dpol_1.0, whole genome shotgun sequence genome:
- the LOC127866911 gene encoding uncharacterized protein LOC127866911, with amino-acid sequence MHGTCNHIAGVLFRVENAVKTGETKTSSTSMKSRWNVPSSKPQTKDAVAVMDVTWKKGHYRKNPAEVEDERRKHSLKLNFTPLNKRQTEEVKNITKLKNDLYNLVKEDVPNSCFILTIEKRHITAKVDPQMPHSLGEIANRLDPEASDPRGEFLQRIAISKEQCGVLSEATVEQSNSKAWNEHRKGRVTASLFHRISSRVDTLHKHSSADPTKLVDAILRQKESHPTTAMKHGLSLEPHAKKAYTQVMRKNHKKFKSKNTGLLVSSANPASADLEIECQCCGKGLCEIKCPESIKDTAPSSSNQAYLIEESGKVQVSKNHAYFYQIQGQMAIHGRQYCDLFVYTYHGSVTVRVMFEKEFWDVLEEKLSWFWLSHVLPALLNWNCNDNKTTDNTKENPKTPTKIQTLSRSHAVCRALEPLSPKDNSKNIQQPKKRRRLNKVPIYLCGMCGLDCVDEPQSEADQSVSCDVCGVWVHYICAQVTDTHLETVDLWSCGKCSK; translated from the coding sequence ATGCATGGTACTTGCAATCACATTGCCGGTGTATTGTTCCGGGTGGAAAATGCTGTGAAAACCGGAGAGACCAAGACATCTTCAACTAGTATGAAGTCTAGATGGAATGTGCCATCCAGTAAACCTCAAACTAAGGATGCAGTTGCTGTAATGGATGTGacatggaaaaagggccattacaGAAAAAATCCTGCAGAGGTTGAAGACGAGAGGCGAAAACATTCCCTAAAACTGAACTTCACTCCGCTCAACAAGAGACAAACTGAAGAAGtcaaaaacattacaaaattaaAGAATGACTTATACAATTTAGTAAAAGAAGATGTCCCAAACTCCTGTTTCATATTAACAATTGAAAAGCGGCACATAACAGCTAAGGTAGACCCACAAATGCCCCACTCTTTGGGTGAGATTGCCAACAGGCTTGACCCAGAGGCATCAGATCCAAGGGGAGAATTCCTGCAAAGAATAGCAATAAGCAAAGAACAATGTGGTGTTTTGTCAGAGGCTACCGTCGAACAGTCGAACTCAAAGGCATGGAATGAGCACCGCAAAGGACGGGTAACAGCTAGTTTGTTTCACCGAATCAGCAGCAGAGTTGACACATTACATAAACATAGCTCGGCTGACCCGACTAAGTTAGTCGATGCTATACTTCGTCAAAAAGAAAGTCATCCAACTACTGCCATGAAACACGGTCTGTCCTTAGAACCCCATGCCAAGAAAGCGTACACGCAAGTGATGAGAAAAAATCACAAGAAATTCAAATCGAAGAATACGGGACTGCTTGTTTCCTCTGCCAACCCAGCAAGTGCAGATTTGGAGATTGAGTGCCAGTGTTGCGGAAAAGGTCTTTGTGAGATTAAGTGTCCAGAGTCCATTAAAGACACTGCTCCAAGCTCTTCAAATCAAGCATACTTAATTGAAGAAAGTGGGAAAGTTCAGGTCAGTAAGAACCATGCGTACTTCTACCAAATTCAGGGACAAATGGCAATACATGGTAGACAGTATTGTGACTTGTTTGTGTACACATATCATGGAAGTGTCACTGTACGTGTTATGTTTGAAAAAGAATTCTGGGATGTTTTGGAGGAGAAGTTGTCCTGGTTTTGGTTATCACATGTCTTGCCAGCCTTGTTGAATTGGAATTGCAACGACAACAAGACAACAGACAATACTAAGGAAAACCCTAAAACCCCAACGAAGATTCAGACACTTAGTCGCTCTCACGCCGTCTGCAGGGCACTTGAACCATTATCCCCAAAAGACAACAGTAAGAACATCCAGCAGCCTAAGAAGCGCCGTAGACTGAACAAAGTTCCCATATATCTTTGTGGTATGTGCGGTCTTGACTGTGTAGATGAGCCTCAGTCTGAAGCAGACCAGTCAGTCAGTTGTGATGTTTGTGGAGTTTGGGTGCACTATATTTGTGCACAGGTTACTGACACCCATCTTGAAACTGTTGATTTGTGGTCATGTGGAAAATGCTCAAAATAA
- the LOC127866910 gene encoding uncharacterized protein LOC127866910 isoform X1, with protein sequence MALTCCVQNCSKGAYWLNKWKKQLCDVCGCLHKERDCKCDPPFRLFTFPTKKKNPEQREKWKQLVGRRQGSGQLWSPGKDSRVCSDHFTDGEPTKNNPLPTVSMGYDEAEKRAKRMMQFEATSTKHTKRRRKICSKDNDHVSGENLVATPIYDDPEVELLSHTYKLPWSVNFLAVFVALCLQISEQNKQIAKLKAEVCIQRQKIDRLKNTVYSEKILKTDDDVQFYTGLANKSLFNKLHGFISPFVTRRWTGVMSMAKNVRKFKSTLSARFGPSRKVSSKGEFLMVLMKLRLGLLNKDLAKRFDISETLCSRIFFAWLRCASSILKSMIFMPEEEELIGSKPQRFRKYPDLHSIIDCTELFIETPKDLFLQSNSWSDYKHHNTVKLLVACAPNSTIIFVSKAYLGRISDKAITLDSGFLNLVPMNKMIMADKGFNISNECADRSISLHVPPGRRGKSQMSSACVAKTKHIANHRILIEQVIRRMKTFKILANEIPISLLSHVDDIVTVCVALCNLKEPIYKS encoded by the coding sequence aCTATTCACTTTCCCAACAAAGAAAAAGAATCCAGAGCAAAGGGAAAAATGGAAACAGCTGGTAGGAAGACGTCAGGGCAGTGGACAACTCTGGTCACCAGGCAAAGACAGTCGAGTTTGTTCGGATCATTTCACAGATGGAGAACCAACCAAAAACAATCCATTGCCCACTGTCAGCATGGGATATGACGAAGCAGAGAAACGAGCGAAGAGAATGATGCAGTTTGAGGCGACTAGCACGAAACATACAAAAAGGCGTAGAAAAATTTGTTCAAAAGACAATGATCATGTGTCTGGGGAAAATCTTGTTGCAACACCTATTTATGATGACCCAGAGGTTGAATTACTTTCCCACACTTACAAACTTCCATGGTCTGTTAATTTTCTGGCTGTGTTTGTAGCTCTGTGTTTACAAATTAGTGAACAGAACAAGCAGATTGCTAAGTTGAAAGCTGAGGTGTGCATACAGAGACAAAAAATAGACAGGCTGAAGAACACTGTGTACAGTGAAAAAATACTTAAGACCGATGATGATGTTCAGTTTTACACTGGTTTAGCAAACAAGTCTCTGTTTAACAAATTACATGGGTTTATTTCACCATTTGTTACAAGAAGGTGGACTGGTGTTATGTCTATGGCCAAAAATGTCAGAAAATTCAAATCCACATTGTCAGCCCGTTTTGGTCCATCCAGAAAAGTATCATCAAAAGGTGAGTTCTTGATGGTATTAATGAAATTACGACTTGGGCTGCTTAATAAGGACCTAGCAAAGAGATTTGATATTTCTGAAACTCTATGTTCAAGGATATTTTTCGCTTGGCTTCGGTGTGCAAGTTCTATATTGAAGTCAATGATCTTTATGCCTGAGGAAGAGGAACTGATCGGCTCAAAACCCCAACGCTTCCGGAAATATCCTGACCTACATTCAATCATTGACTGTACAGAGTTGTTTATTGAGACACCAAAAGATTTGTTTCTGCAATCTAATTCATGGTCTGATTATAAACATCACAATACAGTGAAATTGTTAGTTGCTTGTGCACCAAACAGTACAATTATATTTGTCTCAAAGGCATACTTGGGGAGAATTTCAGACAAAGCCATCACATTAGACAGTGGATTTTTGAACTTGGTGCCAATGAACAAAATGATAATGGCAGATAAAGGTTTTAACATTAGCAATGAGTGTGCCGATAGAAGTATATCACTACATGTTCCCCCTGGAAGAAGGGGAAAGTCACAAATGTCCAGTGCATGTGTTGCAAAAACTAAGCATATTGCGAATCACCGAATTCTCATTGAACAAGTTATCAGAAGAATGAAGACTTTTAAAATCCTAGCCAATGAAATTCCAATTTCTTTACTGTCACATGTTGATGATATTGTGACAGTATGTGTGGCCTTGTGCAACCTCAAAGAACCCATCTATAAAAGTTAA